DNA sequence from the Bacillota bacterium genome:
CCATCCTCGGTTCTCCCGAGAAGGAGTTACTCGGAGCCCATTCATGACGAGCAGGCGCCCACAACATAGCTATAGAGCCTTATTCGTTCAAGTCTCGGAGTTCAAATGGCTCTGGTCAGCTAGAGCAATTTCAAACCTTGGAGATGCAGCGCATTTCGTAGCCTTGCTCTGGCTCGCTTCACAGGCCCCCACCGCTTCTCGTGGGGTGGGGACCATCGTTTTCGCTCTCACTACGCCGGCCGTTATCGTTGGCCCTTTCATCGGCGGTCTTGTTGACCGCACAAATCGTAGGAAGCTGCTCCTCACGGCGGATCTCGTGAGAATATTCACTGCGGCTTTTGTCCCATGGGCTTATAGAGCCCTAGGGCTCGAAGGGTTATTTGTCCTGGCGTTCGTGCACTCGCTGTTTGGCGTGACGTTTTCTGCGGCGCTTGCCGCATCTATCCCGGAGTTGGTTGGCACCCGGTGGCTGATGGGTGCAAACGGCCTTTTGGCGACAACAGCACAAGTCGCGCAAGTTGCCGGTTCGGGGTTAGGGGGACTGCTGGTCGCCCAAGTAGGCCTTGTCATCCCGTTTTGGGTGGACGCTGTCACATTTGCGATTTCTGCCAGCTTCATATTTCTGGTGCCATCGAGGTCGTTCGAGGTCGCCAACCCAGGACCCCGGAGTGCCTATTTGGAAACGCTGAAAACAGGTCTTGATTTTGCCAGGTCTCGTTACCCGGTGCTCCTCATGATCGTGATCGGTACCTTCGCCACAGTTGGGTTCGCACCTGCGCCGGTGGCACTGGTAGCACTAGCGCGCGATGCGTTACGGGCTGGTAGTGCAGGCTACGGACTTCTT
Encoded proteins:
- a CDS encoding MFS transporter, producing MTSRRPQHSYRALFVQVSEFKWLWSARAISNLGDAAHFVALLWLASQAPTASRGVGTIVFALTTPAVIVGPFIGGLVDRTNRRKLLLTADLVRIFTAAFVPWAYRALGLEGLFVLAFVHSLFGVTFSAALAASIPELVGTRWLMGANGLLATTAQVAQVAGSGLGGLLVAQVGLVIPFWVDAVTFAISASFIFLVPSRSFEVANPGPRSAYLETLKTGLDFARSRYPVLLMIVIGTFATVGFAPAPVALVALARDALRAGSAGYGLLQALITVGLALGGILASQIPPGWSKATIMGLGYVAMGTATVVLGWAPSLVVAGVTVVLRSGFNSILSVAGISLLQELVPNEARGRVFTLMSAIQEIPRAVIVPLSGLLVDLVGVSAVYAAMGVLSVATVKSAEVATKKPHEWPRKNRTSGQVGEMPAPSYRLRWDSHPAGSGEGASKPDRTRVGDCFAASA